From a single Nitrogeniibacter mangrovi genomic region:
- the ntrC gene encoding nitrogen regulation protein NR(I) has product METVWIVDDDRSIRWVLEKALARENISHRSFESAVEAGAALEQVTRPPKVLVSDIRMPGESGLSLLQKAKARFPSMPVIIMTAYSDLDSAVSAFQGGAFEYLPKPFDLEQAMGLVRRAIEQGEESAVDADDTVLTPEILGQAPAMQEVFRAIGRLAQSHATVLINGESGTGKELVARALHRHSPRREAPFIAINTAAIPRDLLESELFGHERGAFTGATAQRRGRFEQAENGTLFLDEIGDMPAELQTRLLRVLSDGHFYRVGGHQPIRANVRVIAATHQDLEIRVRDGLFREDLYHRLNVIRLRLPPLRERREDIPLLVQHFLKKSARELDVEAKRISTAALRHLQGQTFPGNVRQLENLCHWLTVMAPGQVVEVADLPVEFREAAPAEAASGGDWCTALGHEADRMLGAAPGEVYEKLNRAFERTLIERALESTGGRRIEAAQLLGIGRNTITRKIQELGLDTPREDKDSSVGG; this is encoded by the coding sequence ATGGAAACAGTCTGGATTGTCGATGATGACCGCTCGATTCGCTGGGTGCTCGAAAAGGCCCTGGCGCGCGAGAATATTTCGCACCGCAGTTTCGAGTCGGCGGTCGAGGCCGGCGCGGCGCTGGAGCAGGTGACCCGTCCCCCCAAGGTGCTGGTCTCGGATATCCGCATGCCGGGCGAATCGGGGCTGTCGCTGCTGCAGAAGGCGAAGGCCCGGTTCCCGTCCATGCCGGTCATCATCATGACCGCCTACTCCGATCTGGACAGTGCTGTCTCCGCCTTTCAGGGCGGCGCGTTCGAATACTTGCCCAAGCCCTTCGATCTGGAGCAGGCCATGGGGCTGGTGCGTCGCGCCATCGAGCAAGGCGAGGAGAGCGCTGTCGACGCCGACGACACGGTGCTGACGCCGGAAATCCTCGGCCAGGCCCCGGCCATGCAGGAGGTGTTCCGCGCCATCGGCCGGCTTGCGCAGTCGCACGCCACGGTGCTCATCAACGGCGAGTCCGGCACCGGCAAGGAGCTGGTGGCGCGCGCCCTGCACCGGCACAGCCCGCGCCGCGAGGCTCCCTTCATCGCCATCAACACCGCGGCCATTCCGCGCGATCTGCTCGAGTCCGAACTGTTCGGCCACGAACGCGGCGCCTTCACCGGGGCCACCGCGCAGCGCCGCGGCCGCTTCGAGCAGGCCGAGAACGGGACCCTGTTCCTGGACGAGATCGGCGACATGCCCGCCGAACTGCAGACCCGGCTGCTGCGCGTGCTCTCCGACGGTCACTTCTACCGTGTCGGCGGCCATCAGCCGATCCGCGCCAACGTGCGCGTTATCGCCGCCACCCACCAGGATCTCGAGATCCGGGTGCGTGACGGGCTGTTCCGCGAAGATCTCTACCACCGCCTCAACGTCATCCGCCTGCGCCTGCCGCCCCTGCGCGAGCGGCGCGAGGACATCCCGCTGCTGGTACAGCACTTCCTCAAGAAGAGCGCCCGCGAGCTGGATGTCGAAGCCAAGCGCATCTCCACCGCCGCGCTGCGTCACCTGCAGGGCCAGACCTTCCCGGGCAACGTGCGCCAGCTCGAGAACCTGTGTCACTGGCTCACCGTCATGGCGCCCGGGCAGGTGGTGGAGGTGGCCGATCTTCCGGTCGAGTTCCGCGAGGCGGCACCCGCCGAGGCGGCCAGCGGCGGCGACTGGTGCACCGCGCTCGGTCACGAGGCCGATCGCATGCTCGGGGCGGCGCCGGGCGAGGTGTATGAAAAGCTCAACCGTGCCTTCGAGCGTACCCTCATCGAACGCGCTCTCGAGAGCACCGGGGGGCGCCGGATCGAAGCGGCCCAGCTGCTCGGCATCGGGCGCAACACCATCACCCGCAAGATCCAGGAGCTGGGGCTCGACACCCCGCGCGAGGACAAGGATTCGTCGGTGGGCGGCTGA
- the glnL gene encoding nitrogen regulation protein NR(II), giving the protein MKSKFIPRFKPTPKPSPFAGLDLLSTAVVLVDEALVIRYLNAGAENLFGISARRYAGQELASLLGDASPLGPALDNVLNNNWSYTGKDLRVQLPGRAETLYLDCTVSPVEAPGVNLLLEFRPIEAQLRVTREEVLLQQQQANRELIRNLAHEIKNPLGGIRGSAQLLEGELDDPLLKEYTQVIIAEADRLQALMKRLLGTHAVMHPAPLNIHDVLEHVRRLVLAEFPGLTVIRDYDTSLPDITGDREQLIQAVLNIARNAAQAVEGRGEITFRTRAARQVTLAKRRHKLALELQVIDNGPGIPETIRDQIFYPLVSGRDGGSGLGLSLAQGFVEQHQGMIDVDSEPGRTCFTLLLPVSDRS; this is encoded by the coding sequence ATGAAATCCAAATTCATCCCCAGATTCAAGCCCACCCCGAAGCCGTCACCCTTTGCCGGCCTTGATCTGTTGTCCACCGCGGTCGTACTGGTCGACGAGGCGCTGGTCATCCGCTACCTGAACGCGGGGGCGGAAAACCTCTTCGGTATCAGCGCCCGGCGTTACGCCGGCCAAGAGCTGGCCAGCCTGCTCGGGGATGCCTCGCCGCTGGGGCCGGCCCTGGACAACGTCCTCAACAACAACTGGAGCTATACCGGCAAGGATCTGAGGGTGCAGCTGCCCGGCCGGGCCGAGACGCTCTATCTGGACTGCACGGTCAGTCCGGTCGAGGCGCCGGGCGTCAATCTGCTGCTTGAATTCCGCCCGATCGAAGCGCAACTGCGGGTGACCCGCGAGGAGGTGCTGCTCCAGCAACAGCAGGCCAATCGCGAGCTGATCCGCAACCTGGCGCACGAGATCAAGAATCCGCTGGGGGGCATTCGCGGCTCCGCGCAGCTGCTCGAAGGCGAGCTGGACGACCCGCTGCTCAAGGAATACACCCAGGTCATCATCGCCGAGGCCGACCGGCTCCAGGCCCTGATGAAGCGGCTGCTTGGTACCCATGCGGTGATGCATCCGGCGCCGCTCAACATCCACGACGTGCTCGAGCACGTGCGCCGGCTGGTGTTGGCGGAGTTCCCCGGGCTGACGGTCATCCGCGATTACGACACGAGCCTGCCCGACATCACCGGGGATCGCGAGCAGTTGATCCAGGCGGTGCTCAACATCGCCCGCAACGCCGCCCAGGCGGTCGAGGGGCGTGGCGAGATCACCTTCCGCACGCGCGCGGCGCGTCAGGTCACCCTGGCCAAGCGCCGACACAAACTGGCACTCGAATTGCAAGTGATCGATAACGGCCCGGGCATTCCGGAAACCATCCGGGATCAGATCTTCTACCCGCTGGTGTCCGGCCGTGATGGAGGGAGCGGTCTGGGCCTGTCACTGGCGCAAGGTTTCGTCGAACAGCATCAAGGCATGATCGATGTGGACAGCGAGCCCGGCCGAACGTGTTTCACGCTGCTGCTGCCCGTGTCGGATCGATCATGA
- a CDS encoding DUF4124 domain-containing protein codes for MKSLTFAVLCLASTTVLADVYKCIETDPNTGERKVTYTNDRRVKGCERLSADLPVSSVPSGNVPKAAAPSSAFPKVSDELQKQRDADRRKILEDELAAEQKALESARKALAEQEDVRYGNEKNYQKKLDRLKPYQDKVEQHERNVEALKKEIADL; via the coding sequence ATGAAATCGCTCACCTTCGCCGTGCTCTGCCTGGCCAGCACGACTGTCCTTGCCGACGTGTACAAGTGCATCGAGACCGATCCGAACACCGGTGAGCGCAAGGTCACCTATACCAACGACCGCCGCGTCAAGGGGTGCGAGCGGCTCAGCGCCGACCTGCCGGTCTCGTCGGTGCCCAGTGGCAACGTGCCGAAGGCGGCGGCGCCATCGTCCGCGTTCCCGAAAGTCAGTGACGAGCTCCAGAAACAGCGTGACGCCGATCGCCGCAAGATCCTCGAAGACGAACTGGCGGCCGAGCAGAAGGCCCTGGAGTCGGCGCGCAAGGCACTGGCCGAGCAGGAAGACGTGCGCTACGGCAACGAGAAGAACTACCAGAAGAAGCTCGATCGCCTCAAACCCTATCAAGACAAGGTCGAGCAGCATGAGCGCAATGTCGAGGCCTTGAAAAAGGAAATCGCCGACCTGTGA
- the glnA gene encoding type I glutamate--ammonia ligase, with amino-acid sequence MSSETVMKMIEENEVRFVDLRFTDTRGKEQHVGLPVSAFEEEHFEHGHPFDGSSIAGWKGIQASDMILMPDPESAYIDPFFDESTIVLSCDVIEPSDGKGYDRDPRSIAKRAEAYLKSTGIGDTAFFGPEPEFFIFDSVEWNVDMSGVYSKVLSEEAAWSTAEKFDGGNTGHRPRVKGGYFPVPPVDSLNDIRAAMVLALEACGVPCEVHHHEVATAGQCEIGTKFSTLTKRADWTQILKYIVQNVAHQYGKTATFMPKPIVGDNGSGMHVHQSIWKDGQNLFAGNEYAGLSEMALFYIGGIIKHARALNAITNPSTNSYKRLVPHYEAPVKLAYSARNRSASIRIPFTANPKGRRLETRFPDPMANPYLAFSALLMAGLDGIQNKIHPGDAADKNLYDLPPEEDAKIPTVCASLDQALENLDADRAFLTQGGVFSNDFIDAYIDLKMEEVNRVRMTTHPVEFDLYYSL; translated from the coding sequence ATGAGTTCTGAAACTGTCATGAAGATGATCGAGGAAAACGAAGTTCGCTTCGTGGACCTGCGTTTTACCGATACCCGCGGCAAGGAGCAGCACGTCGGTCTGCCGGTGTCTGCCTTTGAAGAGGAGCACTTCGAGCACGGCCACCCGTTCGATGGTTCCTCCATCGCCGGCTGGAAGGGTATCCAGGCCTCCGACATGATCCTCATGCCGGATCCGGAGTCGGCCTACATCGATCCGTTCTTCGACGAGTCCACCATCGTGCTGTCCTGCGACGTGATCGAGCCGTCCGACGGCAAGGGCTACGACCGCGATCCGCGCTCCATCGCCAAGCGCGCCGAAGCGTATCTGAAGAGCACCGGCATCGGTGACACCGCCTTCTTCGGCCCGGAACCCGAATTCTTCATCTTCGACTCCGTCGAGTGGAACGTGGACATGTCCGGCGTGTACAGCAAGGTGCTGTCCGAAGAGGCCGCCTGGTCCACCGCCGAAAAATTCGATGGCGGCAACACCGGCCACCGTCCGCGCGTCAAGGGCGGCTACTTCCCCGTCCCGCCGGTCGACAGCCTGAACGACATCCGTGCCGCCATGGTGCTGGCGCTGGAAGCCTGCGGCGTGCCCTGCGAAGTGCATCACCACGAAGTGGCGACCGCCGGTCAGTGCGAGATCGGGACCAAGTTCAGCACCCTGACCAAGCGTGCCGACTGGACCCAGATCCTCAAGTACATCGTCCAGAACGTGGCGCACCAGTACGGCAAGACCGCCACCTTCATGCCCAAGCCCATCGTCGGTGACAACGGCTCCGGCATGCACGTGCACCAGTCCATCTGGAAGGACGGCCAGAACCTGTTCGCCGGCAACGAGTATGCCGGTCTGTCCGAAATGGCCCTGTTCTACATCGGCGGCATCATCAAGCACGCCCGGGCCCTGAACGCGATCACCAACCCGTCCACCAACTCCTACAAGCGTCTGGTGCCGCACTACGAAGCGCCGGTGAAGCTGGCCTACTCGGCCCGCAACCGTTCCGCTTCCATCCGTATCCCGTTCACGGCCAACCCGAAGGGTCGCCGTCTGGAAACCCGCTTCCCGGATCCGATGGCCAACCCGTACCTGGCCTTCTCGGCCCTGCTGATGGCCGGTCTGGACGGTATCCAGAACAAGATTCACCCGGGCGATGCAGCCGACAAGAACCTGTACGATCTGCCGCCGGAAGAAGACGCGAAGATCCCGACCGTGTGCGCGAGCCTGGATCAGGCCCTCGAGAACCTGGACGCCGATCGCGCCTTCCTGACCCAGGGCGGCGTGTTCTCCAACGACTTCATCGATGCCTACATCGACCTGAAGATGGAAGAAGTCAATCGCGTTCGCATGACCACGCACCCGGTCGAATTCGATCTGTATTACAGCCTGTAA
- a CDS encoding cation diffusion facilitator family transporter, translating into MTGEANPAYPLSDRDLRSRKIQQVTLVAIVTNFTLSVLQLVVGIMSNAFSLVVDAAHTFSDLLSDGLVLLAARKGSDPADDDHPYGHERFETVVSLFLGLALLGVGVGFLWSAGARVQSADALPPLHPIALWMAVFTLVAKEVLFRFTMAASRRLSSRMLEANAWHARTDAASSLVVAIGIGGGLLGYRFVEPLAAALVGFMILRMGLSLAYAAIRELVDTAVSKELVVRIARTIDETPGVLNGHELRTRRMAHRVLCDAHVQVDPRITVSEGHYIAESVRRRVCGAHADVQDVLVHVDAEDDLEEHLELPMTKVPDRKTLVARAREAVGDALPAPDRVLVHYLGGRVEIEMFYPLDRVENIADREALGDRIRAALTRWPEIRSLKVHGTLAP; encoded by the coding sequence ATGACTGGCGAAGCCAATCCCGCGTACCCCCTCTCCGATAGAGACCTGCGTTCCCGCAAGATCCAGCAGGTGACCCTGGTCGCCATCGTCACCAACTTCACGCTCAGCGTCTTGCAGCTCGTCGTCGGGATCATGAGCAATGCGTTCAGTCTCGTGGTCGACGCGGCGCACACCTTTTCCGACCTGCTCTCCGACGGGCTCGTGCTGCTCGCCGCGCGCAAGGGCTCGGATCCGGCCGACGACGACCATCCCTATGGTCACGAGCGCTTCGAGACCGTCGTCTCCCTGTTTCTCGGGCTGGCCCTGCTCGGGGTCGGCGTGGGCTTCCTGTGGTCGGCGGGCGCACGGGTGCAGTCGGCGGACGCCTTGCCGCCGTTGCATCCGATTGCGTTGTGGATGGCAGTGTTCACGCTGGTGGCCAAGGAAGTGCTGTTCCGGTTCACCATGGCCGCCAGCCGCCGGCTGTCCTCGCGCATGCTCGAGGCCAACGCCTGGCATGCGCGCACCGATGCCGCCTCGTCGCTGGTGGTGGCCATCGGCATCGGCGGCGGCCTGCTCGGTTACCGCTTCGTCGAACCGCTGGCGGCGGCGCTGGTGGGTTTCATGATCCTGCGCATGGGCTTGTCGCTGGCGTATGCGGCGATCCGCGAGCTGGTCGACACGGCCGTCTCCAAGGAACTGGTGGTGCGCATCGCGCGGACCATCGACGAGACCCCGGGGGTGCTCAACGGACACGAATTGCGTACCCGGCGCATGGCACACCGGGTGCTGTGCGATGCGCATGTGCAGGTGGATCCGCGTATCACCGTTTCCGAGGGGCACTACATCGCCGAGTCCGTGCGCCGGCGCGTGTGCGGCGCCCATGCGGACGTCCAGGACGTGCTGGTCCATGTGGACGCGGAGGACGATCTGGAAGAGCACCTCGAGTTGCCGATGACCAAGGTTCCGGATCGCAAGACCCTGGTCGCGCGTGCGCGCGAGGCGGTCGGCGATGCGCTGCCTGCACCCGACCGCGTTCTGGTGCATTATCTTGGCGGTCGGGTCGAAATCGAGATGTTCTATCCGCTCGATCGGGTGGAGAATATCGCCGACCGGGAGGCCCTGGGCGACCGGATCCGGGCGGCGCTGACGCGCTGGCCGGAGATCCGCAGTCTGAAGGTCCATGGCACGCTCGCACCTTGA
- a CDS encoding rhodanese-like domain-containing protein, with protein sequence MGTLTDLLSLAKKRAEDLNLPYEGALTPAEAYQVWQLAPGARLVDVRTRAEWDWVGRIPDAVEIEWMSYPGNQPNPHFMAQLEHQVDPEALVMFICRSGARSSNAAKLATEQGYSGCYNVLEGFEGDKDANGQRNRIGGWRKAGLPWHQG encoded by the coding sequence ATGGGAACATTGACCGACCTGCTGTCGCTCGCGAAAAAACGCGCCGAGGACCTGAACCTGCCCTACGAAGGGGCCCTGACCCCCGCCGAGGCCTACCAGGTATGGCAACTGGCCCCGGGCGCCCGCCTGGTGGACGTGCGCACCCGGGCCGAATGGGACTGGGTCGGGCGCATCCCCGACGCGGTCGAAATCGAGTGGATGAGCTATCCGGGCAACCAGCCCAACCCGCATTTCATGGCCCAGCTCGAGCACCAGGTGGATCCGGAAGCGCTGGTGATGTTCATCTGCCGCAGCGGCGCGCGCTCCAGCAACGCCGCCAAGCTGGCCACCGAGCAGGGCTACAGCGGCTGCTACAACGTGCTCGAGGGCTTCGAGGGCGACAAGGACGCCAACGGCCAGCGCAATCGCATCGGCGGCTGGCGCAAGGCGGGCCTGCCCTGGCACCAGGGCTGA
- the nadA gene encoding quinolinate synthase NadA, with protein sequence MEVATISFDRFNVLQDEQAQARIREARAKLGDKAVLLCHHYQRADVYQHADLTGDSLKLAKLASETDAEYIVFCGVHFMAEVADILSSDKQIAILPDLAAGCSMADMANLAKVERCWRELSEVLGTPDEHITPVTYINSAADLKAFCGEHGGIVCTSTNAPTILDWAFGQREKVLFFPDQHLGRWTGFKKGIPLEDMHVWDPDLEYGGLTPEQIKSAKILLWKGHCSVHQMFQESHIRRWRMQHPEGRVISHPESNLEVCRNSDYVGSTEFIINTIKAGPDNTRWLVGTELNLVNRLAEEEKPRGVIVEFMAPTVCMCSTMQRIDPQHLAWTLENLLEGTVVNRIEVPPHEAEMAKVALDRMLAVS encoded by the coding sequence ATGGAAGTGGCAACCATCAGTTTTGACCGGTTCAACGTCCTTCAGGACGAGCAGGCCCAGGCGCGTATCCGCGAGGCCCGCGCCAAGCTCGGCGACAAGGCCGTGCTGCTGTGCCATCACTATCAGCGCGCCGACGTGTACCAGCACGCCGACCTGACCGGCGACTCGCTCAAGCTGGCCAAGCTCGCGTCGGAAACCGATGCCGAATACATCGTCTTCTGCGGCGTGCACTTCATGGCCGAGGTGGCCGACATTCTCTCCAGCGACAAGCAGATCGCCATCCTGCCCGATCTGGCCGCCGGCTGTTCCATGGCCGACATGGCCAACCTCGCCAAGGTGGAGCGCTGCTGGCGCGAGCTGAGCGAAGTGCTGGGCACCCCCGACGAGCACATCACCCCGGTCACCTACATCAACTCGGCCGCCGACCTGAAGGCCTTCTGCGGCGAGCACGGCGGCATCGTGTGCACCTCCACCAACGCCCCGACCATCCTCGACTGGGCGTTCGGACAGCGCGAGAAGGTGCTGTTCTTCCCCGACCAGCACCTGGGCCGCTGGACCGGCTTCAAGAAGGGCATCCCGCTCGAGGACATGCACGTGTGGGATCCGGACCTGGAATACGGCGGCCTCACGCCGGAACAGATCAAGTCCGCCAAGATCCTGTTGTGGAAAGGGCACTGCTCGGTGCACCAGATGTTCCAGGAGAGCCACATCCGCCGCTGGCGCATGCAGCATCCGGAGGGCCGGGTGATCTCCCACCCGGAGAGCAATCTCGAGGTGTGCCGCAACTCCGACTACGTCGGTTCCACCGAATTCATCATCAACACCATCAAGGCCGGGCCGGACAACACGCGCTGGCTGGTGGGCACCGAGCTGAACCTGGTCAACCGCCTCGCCGAGGAGGAAAAGCCACGTGGCGTGATCGTCGAATTCATGGCGCCCACGGTGTGCATGTGCTCGACCATGCAACGCATCGACCCGCAGCATCTGGCGTGGACGCTGGAGAATCTGCTCGAAGGCACGGTCGTCAATCGCATCGAAGTGCCGCCCCACGAAGCCGAGATGGCCAAGGTGGCGCTCGATCGCATGCTCGCCGTGTCCTGA